The following are encoded in a window of Nibricoccus aquaticus genomic DNA:
- a CDS encoding SAM-dependent methyltransferase, with protein sequence MSAANVPTPPPSPAFLDVFRQRAASSGGVLTFADFMSLALYHPQLGYYRRDRPRVGRSASTDFYTATSSGPLFGELIVAACVKLLGPQADPRRHTFVEIGAEPGCGILSDVAHPFAATHTLRVGEPLDLQQFTNSTHSATPSGPSPLIVFSNELFDAQPFRRFVTRSGQWRELGVTVNSDNQLHETELPTPFSPFTFHSSNLPPASAYPDGYHLDLPLASVSLAAELAAQPWSGLFIACDYGKSWRELTEATPQGTARAYHQHQQSNDLLARPGEQDLTCHVCWDWLADALAHHGFAAPTVESQESFLIHHAGDFIAQLTAAEAPRLSPRKLSLMQLLHPANMGQKFQVLHALRP encoded by the coding sequence ATGTCCGCCGCCAACGTTCCCACGCCTCCGCCTTCCCCCGCTTTCCTCGACGTCTTCCGCCAGCGCGCCGCGTCGTCAGGCGGCGTGCTCACGTTCGCCGACTTCATGTCCCTCGCGCTCTACCATCCGCAACTCGGATACTACCGCCGCGACCGCCCCCGCGTCGGCCGCTCCGCCTCCACCGACTTCTACACCGCCACGTCCTCCGGCCCCCTATTCGGCGAACTCATCGTCGCCGCCTGCGTGAAACTCCTCGGCCCCCAAGCCGACCCGCGCCGCCACACCTTCGTCGAAATCGGCGCCGAACCCGGCTGCGGCATCCTCAGCGACGTCGCCCACCCCTTCGCCGCCACGCACACGCTACGCGTCGGCGAACCACTCGATCTCCAACAATTCACCAACTCCACCCACTCGGCCACGCCCTCCGGTCCATCCCCCCTCATCGTCTTCTCCAACGAACTCTTCGACGCCCAACCTTTCCGCCGCTTCGTCACCCGCTCCGGTCAATGGCGCGAACTCGGCGTCACCGTCAACTCCGACAACCAACTCCACGAAACCGAACTCCCCACCCCCTTTTCACCCTTCACCTTTCACTCTTCCAACCTTCCCCCCGCCTCCGCCTACCCCGACGGCTACCACCTCGACCTCCCGCTCGCATCCGTCTCTCTCGCCGCCGAACTCGCCGCCCAGCCTTGGTCCGGCCTCTTCATCGCCTGCGACTACGGCAAATCCTGGCGCGAACTCACCGAAGCCACACCCCAAGGCACCGCCCGCGCCTATCACCAGCACCAGCAATCCAACGACCTCCTCGCCCGCCCCGGCGAACAAGACCTAACGTGTCACGTCTGCTGGGACTGGCTCGCCGACGCCCTCGCCCACCACGGTTTCGCCGCACCCACCGTCGAGTCCCAAGAGTCCTTCCTGATCCACCACGCCGGCGACTTCATCGCCCAGCTCACCGCCGCCGAAGCCCCCCGCCTGAGTCCGCGCAAACTCTCCCTCATGCAGCTCCTTCATCCCGCCAACATGGGCCAAAAATTCCAAGTCCTCCACGCCCTGCGCCCGTGA